Proteins co-encoded in one Jeotgalibacillus malaysiensis genomic window:
- a CDS encoding 3-hydroxyacyl-CoA dehydrogenase, giving the protein MRHIQKAVVIGSGVMGSGIAAHLANIGIPSLLLDIVPKELTEAEQAKGLTLESPQVRNRLSQGAVQKLFKQKPAPLASKSNAALITAGNLEDHMEQLGEADWIIEVVVENLDVKKKVFEKVDQYRKPGSIVSSNTSGISIEAMVEGRSEDFSKHFLGTHFFNPPRYLKLLEVIPAQSTDPEVVQFMKTFGEDTLGKGVVFAKDTPNFIANRIGTYGLLVTVKEMLNGGYSVGEVDSVTGPLIGRPKSATFRTLDVVGLDTFIHVAKNVYDQVEGQEKEVFDVPDFMLKMRDNGWLGSKSGQGFFKKEGKEILQLNPETLEYEARGKLKAASVEMAKQEKGFSGKMKTLVYGKDRASELLWSILAPVLVYSAELNGEIADDITGIDQAMKWGFGWDKGPFETWDAIGVAKSVERMKAEGMNVPEWVENMLAEGHDSFYKEENADLYFYHNGSYHPVEENEKVINLKRLKKKNGVIKKNSGASLIDLGDGVALLEFTSPNNAIGMDITQMINYAVDEVSKNYKGLVIGNQGKNFCVGANLAMILMEAQDDNIFEIDMVVKHFQQAMMKLKYSSFPVVAAPFGMTLGGGTEVCLPADHIQASAETYMGLVEVGVGLIPGGGGNKELYLNYYNSLPKGVDFDLQKVANRVFEMIAMAKVSTSAAEARDYNFLSQSDGISVNGDHLIYDAKQAVLHLAENYTVPVKRKVPVVGEPGYATLLLGAQSMYQSGFISEHDLKIAKKLAYVIAGGKVPYGTEVDEEYLLQLEREAFLSLIEKPKSQQRMQHMLVKGKPLRN; this is encoded by the coding sequence ATGAGACACATTCAAAAAGCAGTAGTAATCGGCTCGGGTGTCATGGGGTCAGGCATTGCTGCCCACCTTGCAAATATCGGTATTCCTTCGCTTCTGCTCGACATCGTGCCAAAAGAGTTAACAGAAGCAGAACAGGCAAAAGGGCTGACGCTTGAAAGTCCACAGGTCAGAAACCGCCTGAGTCAGGGAGCTGTACAAAAACTATTTAAGCAAAAGCCTGCACCACTTGCTTCAAAATCCAATGCAGCATTAATTACAGCAGGTAACCTTGAAGACCACATGGAGCAACTTGGTGAAGCCGACTGGATTATTGAAGTCGTTGTTGAAAACCTTGATGTGAAAAAGAAAGTATTTGAAAAAGTAGATCAGTATAGAAAGCCTGGCAGTATTGTAAGTTCGAATACATCAGGTATTTCAATAGAAGCAATGGTTGAAGGCAGATCTGAGGATTTCAGTAAGCATTTCCTTGGCACACACTTTTTCAACCCGCCGCGTTATTTAAAGCTTCTTGAAGTGATTCCAGCTCAGTCAACTGATCCGGAAGTTGTTCAGTTTATGAAGACATTCGGTGAAGATACGCTTGGTAAAGGGGTTGTATTTGCAAAAGATACGCCTAACTTTATCGCCAACCGGATTGGCACATACGGCTTGCTCGTAACGGTAAAAGAAATGCTAAATGGCGGATACAGCGTCGGTGAAGTTGATTCAGTAACGGGTCCATTAATCGGCCGTCCAAAGAGTGCAACATTCAGAACGCTTGATGTTGTTGGACTTGATACATTTATCCACGTAGCGAAAAACGTCTATGACCAGGTTGAAGGTCAGGAAAAAGAAGTTTTTGATGTGCCGGACTTCATGCTGAAAATGCGTGACAACGGCTGGCTTGGAAGCAAGTCGGGTCAGGGCTTCTTCAAAAAAGAAGGAAAAGAGATCCTTCAATTAAACCCTGAGACACTTGAATATGAAGCACGCGGAAAGTTAAAAGCAGCTTCAGTTGAGATGGCTAAGCAGGAAAAAGGCTTTTCAGGCAAGATGAAAACGCTTGTATACGGTAAAGACCGTGCGTCAGAACTGCTCTGGTCAATCCTTGCACCGGTTCTCGTTTATTCAGCTGAACTGAATGGTGAAATTGCGGATGATATCACTGGTATTGACCAGGCGATGAAATGGGGCTTCGGCTGGGATAAAGGGCCATTTGAAACATGGGATGCAATTGGCGTCGCAAAATCAGTTGAGCGCATGAAGGCTGAGGGTATGAACGTACCTGAATGGGTAGAGAACATGCTAGCTGAAGGCCATGACTCATTCTATAAAGAAGAAAACGCAGATCTTTACTTCTATCATAACGGTTCATATCACCCGGTAGAAGAAAACGAAAAAGTAATTAACCTGAAGCGTCTGAAGAAAAAGAATGGCGTGATTAAAAAGAATTCAGGTGCAAGCCTGATCGATCTTGGTGACGGAGTTGCGCTGCTGGAATTTACTTCACCAAATAATGCAATCGGTATGGATATCACACAGATGATTAATTATGCGGTAGATGAAGTATCGAAAAACTATAAAGGGCTTGTCATCGGTAACCAGGGTAAAAACTTCTGTGTCGGTGCAAACCTTGCGATGATCCTGATGGAAGCGCAGGATGATAACATTTTCGAAATCGATATGGTCGTTAAGCACTTCCAGCAGGCGATGATGAAGCTGAAATACAGCTCATTCCCTGTAGTAGCAGCACCATTTGGTATGACACTTGGCGGCGGAACAGAAGTTTGTCTCCCTGCTGATCATATCCAGGCTTCAGCTGAAACGTATATGGGCCTTGTAGAAGTCGGCGTAGGATTAATTCCAGGCGGAGGCGGTAACAAGGAGCTTTATCTGAATTACTATAACAGCCTGCCAAAAGGTGTAGACTTCGATCTTCAGAAAGTAGCAAACAGAGTGTTTGAAATGATCGCAATGGCGAAAGTATCAACATCAGCTGCAGAAGCTAGAGACTACAACTTCCTGAGTCAGTCTGACGGCATCAGCGTGAACGGTGATCACCTGATCTATGACGCAAAACAGGCAGTCCTTCATTTAGCTGAAAACTATACAGTGCCTGTGAAACGAAAAGTACCTGTTGTCGGAGAACCTGGATACGCGACACTGCTTCTTGGCGCACAGTCTATGTATCAGTCAGGATTTATCTCAGAGCACGATCTGAAAATTGCAAAGAAACTGGCTTACGTCATCGCTGGCGGAAAAGTACCGTATGGAACAGAAGTAGACGAAGAGTATCTGCTTCAGCTTGAAAGAGAAGCATTCCTAAGCCTGATCGAAAAACCAAAATCACAACAGCGCATGCAGCACATGCTTGTAAAAGGCAAGCCGCTGCGTAACTGA
- a CDS encoding proline dehydrogenase codes for MEKVMRDFFLFLSSNKPMTKAAKQYGLKFGANRFVAGETVEQAVTTIKELNEEGLCVTLDCLGEFVDNEQEAEEITELCIEAVRAIGTNNLDSELSLKLTSLGLDLSEEIVLENMRRILDAATEQGVFVTIDMEDYERCGKTLNVFTQLKSEYDNIGTVIQAYLYRTEEDMKMLNEYSPNLRLVKGAYKESPEVAFPEKRDVDENFKKIIEMHLLNGNYTAVATHDDAIIDYTLELVEKHGISKDQFEFQMLYGIREERQRELHKQGYKMRVYTPFGTDWYGYFMRRLAERPQNVAFVAKGIISK; via the coding sequence ATGGAAAAAGTGATGCGTGATTTCTTTTTATTCTTATCTTCTAACAAGCCGATGACGAAGGCTGCCAAACAGTATGGTTTAAAGTTTGGTGCGAACCGGTTCGTTGCAGGGGAAACGGTAGAGCAGGCAGTAACAACGATTAAAGAACTGAACGAAGAAGGTCTTTGTGTAACCCTCGATTGTCTTGGAGAATTTGTAGACAACGAGCAGGAGGCTGAAGAAATCACAGAGCTTTGTATTGAAGCCGTGCGCGCAATCGGTACAAACAATCTGGACTCAGAGCTTTCATTAAAATTGACATCTTTAGGACTTGATCTGTCAGAAGAGATTGTCCTTGAAAATATGAGAAGAATCCTTGATGCGGCAACGGAACAGGGTGTATTTGTCACAATTGATATGGAAGACTATGAGCGATGCGGCAAAACACTTAACGTATTCACACAGCTTAAATCCGAATACGATAATATTGGTACAGTCATTCAGGCTTACCTTTACCGGACAGAAGAAGATATGAAGATGCTTAACGAGTATTCTCCAAACCTCCGTCTTGTAAAAGGGGCTTACAAGGAATCACCGGAAGTCGCATTTCCTGAAAAGCGGGATGTAGACGAGAATTTCAAAAAGATCATTGAAATGCATCTATTAAATGGTAATTACACAGCAGTAGCAACCCATGACGATGCAATCATTGACTATACATTAGAGCTTGTTGAAAAGCATGGGATTTCAAAGGATCAATTTGAATTCCAGATGCTCTACGGTATCCGTGAAGAGCGTCAGAGAGAGCTTCACAAGCAGGGCTATAAAATGCGTGTATATACGCCATTTGGTACGGACTGGTACGGCTACTTTATGCGCCGTCTGGCAGAACGCCCGCAAAATGTGGCATTCGTGGCAAAAGGAATTATCAGCAAATAA
- a CDS encoding DUF2573 family protein YusU → MMKEKMDAMVEKYAELLTGDTSEESIEEIKMYVLYNHIAKTMPALARHWNSLYPEGKEEMKRIVRDIQQKNKAIKAESQED, encoded by the coding sequence ATGATGAAAGAAAAAATGGATGCAATGGTTGAAAAGTACGCAGAGCTGTTAACCGGTGATACATCGGAAGAGTCAATAGAAGAAATTAAAATGTATGTACTCTACAACCATATCGCAAAGACCATGCCTGCACTCGCAAGACACTGGAACAGCCTTTATCCTGAGGGCAAAGAAGAAATGAAGCGAATTGTCAGAGACATTCAGCAGAAAAATAAAGCTATAAAAGCTGAAAGTCAGGAAGATTAA
- a CDS encoding iron-enterobactin transporter ATP-binding protein → MLKTQSLTLGYGDSIIIEELDLTIPKGEISVLIGGNGCGKSTLLRSMARLLKPRDGEVLLNGKEINRYSSRKVAQEMAILPQSPVAPEGLTVLQLVKQGRYPYQGFLQQWSKKDEEAVNSALEATGMTELQDRFVDELSGGQRQRAWIAMTLAQDTDLILLDEPTTYLDMTHQIEILDLLFELNERENRTIVMVLHDLNLACRYAHNLIAVKDRKVYNQGKPEEVISCDLVRHVFDMNCQVTTDPLFGTPLCIPHGRGRCIVQETKTTADAVS, encoded by the coding sequence ATGCTAAAGACACAGTCATTAACATTAGGATACGGAGATTCCATTATAATAGAAGAGCTTGATTTAACCATTCCAAAAGGAGAAATTTCTGTTCTGATCGGTGGAAATGGCTGCGGGAAGTCAACGCTGCTGCGTTCAATGGCTCGCCTGCTGAAGCCTAGGGATGGTGAAGTGCTGCTGAATGGAAAAGAAATCAATCGCTATTCGTCCCGTAAAGTAGCTCAGGAAATGGCGATCTTACCTCAATCACCTGTAGCGCCTGAAGGGCTGACTGTTCTGCAGTTAGTGAAGCAGGGGAGATATCCTTACCAGGGGTTTTTACAGCAATGGTCAAAAAAAGATGAAGAGGCTGTGAACAGTGCGCTTGAAGCAACGGGTATGACAGAGCTTCAGGACCGCTTTGTAGATGAATTATCAGGTGGTCAGCGCCAGCGTGCATGGATTGCCATGACACTTGCACAGGACACAGATCTGATTTTACTTGATGAACCGACAACTTACTTAGATATGACACACCAGATTGAAATTCTGGATTTATTATTTGAATTAAATGAGCGTGAAAACCGTACCATTGTGATGGTGCTTCACGATCTAAATCTTGCCTGCAGGTACGCACATAACCTGATCGCGGTAAAGGACCGTAAAGTCTACAACCAGGGCAAGCCTGAAGAAGTGATCAGCTGCGACCTTGTCAGACACGTATTTGACATGAACTGCCAGGTCACAACAGACCCGCTCTTCGGTACTCCACTTTGCATTCCACACGGCAGAGGCCGGTGTATCGTCCAGGAAACAAAAACAACTGCAGATGCAGTATCATAA
- a CDS encoding thioredoxin → MQGIKNNDQFRETVSKDEPVIVKFTADWCPDCRRMDMFIDDIMDTYNEYGWYELNRDELPEIADEQEVMGIPSLLIFKNGEKKAHLHSANAKSPEQVKEFLDAQK, encoded by the coding sequence ATGCAAGGAATTAAGAATAATGATCAATTTAGAGAAACTGTAAGTAAGGATGAGCCGGTTATTGTAAAGTTTACGGCTGACTGGTGTCCTGACTGCCGCAGAATGGATATGTTCATTGATGATATTATGGACACTTATAATGAGTACGGCTGGTATGAATTGAACCGTGATGAACTGCCGGAGATTGCAGATGAGCAGGAAGTCATGGGTATTCCAAGCCTGCTGATTTTTAAAAACGGTGAAAAGAAAGCACACCTTCATTCAGCTAATGCGAAAAGTCCTGAACAGGTAAAGGAATTTCTGGACGCGCAAAAGTAA
- a CDS encoding DSBA oxidoreductase — translation MKIEIWSDYVCPFCYIGKRKLENALNKFEHKDQVEIVYRSFQLDPDAPKNATEDTISALAKKYGMSYDQAVEMTDNVVAQAKEVGLDYDFSKMKRTNTQDAHRLTHFAAEHGKDQQITEKLLSAYFLESKHIGDHDQLVAIAEEVGLDTEKAREVLTSDQYTEEMTADIQKAAQIGVSGVPFFVLENKYAISGAQPDEVFTQALEKVWEETNQSPLVNVGGQGNACTDDSCDI, via the coding sequence ATGAAAATTGAAATATGGTCAGATTACGTATGCCCGTTTTGCTATATCGGTAAAAGAAAGCTTGAAAATGCACTGAACAAATTTGAACACAAAGATCAGGTAGAAATCGTCTACCGCAGCTTCCAGCTTGATCCCGACGCACCGAAAAATGCAACTGAAGATACGATCTCAGCACTTGCGAAAAAATATGGTATGTCTTACGATCAGGCTGTTGAAATGACAGACAACGTTGTAGCACAGGCAAAAGAAGTCGGCCTTGATTACGACTTTTCAAAAATGAAGCGCACCAATACGCAGGATGCACACAGACTGACTCATTTTGCTGCTGAGCACGGAAAAGATCAGCAGATTACTGAAAAGCTGTTAAGTGCTTATTTCCTTGAGTCTAAGCATATCGGGGATCATGATCAGCTTGTTGCCATCGCTGAAGAGGTGGGTCTTGATACAGAAAAGGCACGTGAAGTCCTCACATCTGATCAATATACAGAAGAAATGACTGCAGACATTCAAAAGGCTGCACAAATCGGTGTATCAGGCGTACCGTTCTTCGTCCTTGAAAATAAATACGCGATTTCAGGCGCACAGCCTGATGAAGTATTCACGCAGGCGCTTGAAAAAGTGTGGGAAGAAACGAATCAGTCACCGCTAGTAAATGTCGGCGGGCAGGGAAATGCCTGCACAGATGATTCATGTGATATCTAA